GGGGATTCGCAGTCCCGCTCTTATCATGGTCTCAGAAAAGGATGATTCTGTACCCTTGAAAGCAGCAGGGATCATAGAAAAGGGTCTGGTAAACAGCTCTACCCGGACAATTGTCCTGAAGAACAGCCCCCATGTCCTGGTGTCGGGACCGGAAAAGGAATACGTGAGGAGTGAAGTGGTGAAGTGGATGTTAGAAGGAGACAAAACATGAACACCCAGGTGGAAACTCTGCCCATGGGCAAGAAAATCATATACTCTCTGGGCCAGCTGGGATGGTCTCTCGGGTCATTCGCTGTGATGAATCTTCTTTACTATTTTTACGACTCTAACAGCGGGACAGACGGATCGAGGATGTTTCCGGTCTATATAGGTTCAGCCGCCGTACTGGGAATCATCGCTTCCCTCAGCCGTGTCTTTGACGGAATTACGGACCCTCTCATTGCCGGATTGTCCGACAGGAACCGCAGCTCCTTCGGACGAAGACGGATCTACATGGCTCTGGGAGCCTTCCCCTTCGCCCTCCTGTCGCTGCTTATATTTCTCCCCCCTACCGCCTCGGCCCTGTTGAACACAGTGTGGCTCTTTATCCTCACTTTTCTGTTCTATCTGTTCATGACTATGTACGTGACACCATTTTTCGCCTTGTTGAGCGAACTGGGACACACCCCGGACGAGAGGCTGCAGCTCAGCACCATGATCTCTATCACCTGGGCCCTTGGATTTATGGGAGGAAACAGCACTTACGCTCTACAGGGAGTGATGGAAAGAGCAGGCCTGGAACCGGTCAGAGCTTTTCAGACGGTCATAGCCCTTTTCTCACTGATATCGCTGATACTCATGTACCTTCCCGTCCTCTTTATCGATGAAAACAGATACTGCGAAAAGAGGACCTCCGATGAAGGCTCCTTCATAGCCGTAGTCACCGCCTTTAAAAACAGGGATTTCCTCTATTTCACCCTGTCCGATCTGACCTATTTCCTGGCTCTCACCTTCATTCAGACAGGAATCAGTTTTTACATCATACAGCTGCTGGGTCTGCCCAAGGAGATGGCGACGACTGTGATGACAGCCATGTTTCTTCTGAGCTTTGTCTTCTACATTCCCGTTGGAATGGCGGCCAGACGGATAGGAAAGAAGAACCTTTTGATCGTGGCCTTTTCCCTCTTTATACTCAGCTGGCTTTTACTCTCCTTCTGGGGCCTCCTGCCTGTTTCGGAGACAGCACAGGCCTTTATAACTGTACTCTTCGCCGCCCTGCCCCTGGCCATCTTCGGCATACTGCCCAACGCCATCATCGCCGATATAGCCGAGGCCGATGGCAGGAGAACGGGAAACTACAAGGCGGCGGTCTACTTCGGGGCCCGGACCTTCATGAGTAAGATGGGAGCCTCGGTGACTCTCCTGATTTTTCCCGTGATCACACACCTGGGGGGTACCATGGACAGTGCCCCCACGGTGCTCGGTATCAGAACCACAACATATGCAGCCATGGTATTTCTAGTTCTTGGTTTGCTCCTCTTCTTAAAATATGATGAGAAATCAACTCTGAAATTGCTGAAAGACAATCCGGAGGGAGAGCCGGCAGAATGAGAGATCAAGGAGGCAGCTTCTGGCCAGCAAAGACAGAATAGAGCGGGAAAAGACGGAACTGAGGGAGAAACGGGAAATGGAAATCCTGAAGGCTTCGGAAGAGCTCTTTATGGAAAAGGGATTCGCCAAAACCACCATCGGAGACATCGCGGCGGCCTGCGAACTGACGAACGGAGCCCTGTATCTCTATTTCAGAAATAAAAACGAGATTATCCTTATCATTATGACAAGGATCAGCAGAAGTTTTGGAGAACTCCTTCATCAGACCGATGATCCTTCCCTCACGGGAATTGAGAGAGCGGCGGCTTTGCTGGGCAGCTACCGCCGGACCTTCCGGGACTTCCACAGTTACCATGTTTTGGATGCACAGTTCAATGTGATGTTTGACAGGAAGTATCCCGAATCTCCCTATCTCCAGGACTATTTCGAGGCCAACCACAGAGTTCTATCCATCCTCAGGGATGTATTCGAAAGTGGATTCGGGGACGGAACAATTCGAGTCCCCCGAATGGAGAAAGAGGTCAGTCCCGGAGAAACGGCAGGAATGTTTCTCAATGTTCTGAACAGTTATGTAGAGAAACTGAGTCTGAGGAAAGAATTAATGGAGCATGAACAGGGGATTTCCCTTGAAAAGGAGCTGGACCGGTTCATAGACTTTATGGTGGAGTCGATCCGCGCCTGCTGAATCTACGTCCCATTGCGAATCACATGCGCCTAAAAATGACTCAAAGCCCCTGCCGCCAAAGGCCGAAACCTGATTAGAACTGGAATCCCGGCAGCATTTTATTGAATAATGTATAAACATAGTATATACTTTTGTTATGGAAGCAAAAATACAGAAATGGGGGAATAGCCTCGGAATTCGAATCCCAATGCCCTTTCTAAAAGATTTATCCCTCAAAAATGGCTCAGTCGTGGAAATTGAAGAAGAAAATGACTGCATCATAATTCAGCCATTAAAGAAAGTTGAACTTGCGTCCCTGCTCAATAGAATATCAGATGATAATCTTCATTCCGAAATTGATTGGGGCATTGCTGAGGGAGATGAAATTTGGTAGACCCGAAGTATATCCCCCGCAAAGGCGATTTGCTGTGGCTCAACTTTACCCCTCAGACAGGACATGAACAAGCTGGGAAACGTCCAGTAATTGTACTTTCACCGCTGGAATATAATAAAAAGACAAGCCTCATGATTGTTTGTCCAATAACAAGCAAAGTAAAAGGATATCCTTTTGAAGTTCCTGTCAGGGCTCATCAAATCGAGGGCGTAGTGCTTTCTGATCAAATAAAAAGTCTTGATTGGAGAACTAGAAAAGTATCTTTTATAGAAAAGGCTTCAACTGAAATCCTTGAAGATGTACAAGAGAAACTTCTTTTATTGATAGGCTAATGATAGAAATCGACATATAACAGCACTGAACCGGTTCCGCTTCGCTCAACCCAAAACACCGTAAATAAGAAACACGCGTTGCCTGGTAGAGTAGATACTACCATTTTCGTTCCATCTTGTTGACATTCAATATTTATTGTTCCATCCTAAGGGCCGGACAGCTGCTCCGCTGGAACTGGAATCCTTCGTCGTCCATTCGCAAATCCCCTTAGCTCTTATCCTCAATCAAGAGGATGCATTCTGTTTTATACCTGCCGGGATCTCCCCTGAAAATCATTCCGGGACCCTTTATGAAATGCTCGATGACGGGCAGTTTTATTTTTAAATCCTGATCCCGGCAATAGCTGAAGAGCTGGACATAACTGCTGCCCTGAGTACCATAAGGCCCCTGGTGAATCATCTTAAGGGCTCTGGTTTTTGGATAATTCTCTGGCTTCCCCGATTCCAGTGAAGCATTTACCTCTACTTCGACCACAGCCTGGAGATTTTTTAATTCTTCTGTATATCCAAGTTCATCATAAAAGGCATAGGGTTTTCCCTTTACAAACCTGCCGTACTGCTTGTAAAGGGAGGAGAAGGCGTCACCGATCTGTTCATAGCTTCCATTGAATTTATGACTGACATAACAGGGGAGCTCAAAATCAAACTCAATGATTCCCCCCTCCCATGGATCACCGGAGGATGAAGCCTTTTTCTGCCTTATCAGCTGATCCTTCATCCTTTTCAGATTCTGGATTTTTTTCTCCACATCATTGAGTTTTTGATCTATATATAGAAACAGATCTTCCTCATCCCGGCATTCTGATAATATCTGCCTGATTTCATTGAGTGTAAAACCCAGGTCTTTCAGCATCTGAATACTCCGGGCCCGGTCATAACTTTTCTGATCGTAATAACGATATCCTGTACCCTTATCAATCCTGTCGGGAAGGAGAATTCCCAGCTCCTGGTAGTAGCGGATAGTTTTTATGCTCAACATGGTTGAGTGGGCGAATTCTCCAATAGACAACATTTCTTCCAGCCTCTCCTATTTTACTCTTTCAACGGGATGCCTGATGATGGTTTTTAACTTGTCGGGAGGGGTCTTTCTCATATCGCTCAGATACACCTCCCGGTGATGACTCCGCAGCCTGTACCCCTCTTCCTCTGCAAAGTGATGCATCATTGCGATTGTAGGGGCCTCTTCAGAATAGGCTCCCAGATAGAGGACCTGAACAGCCTCACCATCTTCAATGGTTTCAAGAACAACCTGATCCAGACCGGAGAGACTCTTTTTAGCCCGGACCTTCTCTCTGCCTTCTTCCAGATCAGAGGGCATGACAAAGTCGGGGACACAGATCATAGCCTTCCAAAGCCAGTTCTCCTTCCTGTTCTCTGTAAAATCATTCAGGTCATCGCTCCACCACTGGGCTTCGAGAGGAGCCACCACAAAATCCAGCTCCCTCTCTTTAAACATGAATTTGATGGTGTAGGCCAGACCATACAACGCCCCTATGGCTTCTTCAAAAAGGGGGGCGTCAGGAGACCCCTTCCCGGCGAAGGAAAGGTACTTCAAGGCGGGGATGGTCACGATCTGAGGATCTTTTTTGCCTGTAAAGGCTACTTTCTGTGTTTTTTTCAGGTCTGTTTTTTCCATGGATTCTCTCCTCATTATAGATGATATGTCTCATCCATATCATTAAGATATTCAGGACTTTAAACCCGTCCCTTAAGGGGAGAGTCAAGGAATTTATGGAAATAAAACAAAAAAAGGACTATAGATCGGGCAGATTGTTAGAATTCAATGAAGCCAAGGCTTCCGGGACCACCCATAGATATCCCCTCATCAAAATTAAAGAAGGATCCTATAAGATAATTATCACAAATACACCCTGTAATTATGCCCCAAAACTTCTGCCAGTTTTTTGGAAAGAGTAACCGAAATATTTCTCTGTCCATTCTCTATATCCGAAACATGCTGCCTGGACATCCCACCAAGCCTGCGGCCCAATTCAGCCTGGGTCATTTTCAAGTTTTTCCGATGTATTCCCACAGTCTCTCCGGGAGACAGATCAGTGCTATGAAACCACTCAGTCTGGCTAATATTTATAAGTTCATCAGAAAGTTCATCAGAGTCGTCAATTATGTCGACATTCTTTTCACCAAAATCCTGTATCAGAAAATCAATCAGGGGACGGTATTCATCACCCTTAACATTGATCTCAATATGGGGCGTTTTCACGTGACCCTGCACAATATATCTCCACTTCAATTTTATCTTTTCTATACAACCAACAGACTACCCAGCGGTAGGATAAATGACAATGATATGAATCGATTCCAAGTCTACTAAAATTCGGCCAGGCCTTCTGAAATGGTCCATCCATCTGTATATCTTTTGCCAATGCCTTGAATTTTTTCTGTACAGGAACAGGCATTGTCCGCAAGTTCTTTACCACACTATTTTTTATTACGACCTTATACAGATTGACCCCTATTTAGGGTACATGTCAAGTTACAGAATACCACAGGAACTCCCAGAATTAACAAGTGATACATTAATAAGAGGGAAATCGGCCGTAGTGATTCAAAAAAGGAATTAATTATTTCAATAAAGACCTTTTACCACTCAAAGGAACTCGTATGATATGACTTGGTCCCTTCGATCGTCCTCAAGAGCGATACGAACAATGCGGCTCAATCTGTCAGCATAGAAGTCGAATGGTTTTAAACCAAAAGGTTCTGAACCATCGAGCAATGGTTCATCTTTAAAGGCAAGCTTCTTGTTGTACCTGGCTTCATAAAGAGTCTTAAACTTAAACCAGATTGAATTATCTACAACTTCATTCTGCTTTAGCCCGCATTAATTACCCCAAACTTGAAAAATAATTTCATCCGTTAAAGCATTTGTGAACAAACAATTACACTAATAAAAAGAAAATCCGTTATGAATACAAAATGTAAATGTCAGCAGCTTGAATTTCAAAGGTTCGGAAGAAAATGAATCCATCAAAACGTTTTGATGGATTTTCTTGACAGATGGAAAAAGGTATTTTATACTTTACTAATCAAAACGATTTGATGATAAAGGAGCTTATTATGAAAAAACTTTTTCTGGTTGTCATGGTTATGTTTGTTTCCCTACAGGCATGGGGTACAGGTTCTCAGGAACCAGCAGATACAAAAGAAGAAATGAAAAAAGAGGTCACCCTCTCCATTCTCTGGTTTAACGACGGAAATGAATCCGAAGTATTCATGAACACCATCGATGACTACCTGATCGCCAATCCTCATGTAAAAGTCGATCTTCAGCTTGTACCTTTCGGCGATTATGAGAAAAGACTCAAACTGTTGATTGCCGGTGGTACTCCTCCGGATTTGGCTCGTGTGACCAATAACCATGTAGCCATGTTTGCTGATAACCTGGTTGTACTTGACGAAAAAGTAAAGAACCTCAGTGCGGTTACAGCCGGATTTAACAAGGGATCACTCGCATTTGCCACAAACAAAGCAGGGAAACTGGTAGCTCTTCCCACAGAAGCCACTGCCAACGGCATGATTGTTAATGTAGATGCCTATGCAAAAGCTGGCATTGATATTCGTGAATATTCAAAAACATGGACATGGGACCAGTGGTATGATGCCATGAAAAAAGTGGTTGCAGCCAATGACAGCTTAGAATATGGACTTGGCTTTGACTTCAGCCCTCACAGATGGTCAACCCTCTTATATGAAGCGGGCGGGCGTTTTGTAAATGAGGAAGCCACAGCTATGGCTTTTGATACTCCTGAAGCAGTTGACGCACTCAAGTTTTTCAAAAAACTGCATGATGACAAACTGATTCCCGCTTCCGTATGGATGGGCTCAGAAAATCCCCAGGAACTTTTTCAGGCCGGCATAGTAGCTAGTCATATCGGTGGTTCATGGGTCATCAACAAATACGACAGCGACATTAAAGATTTTGAATGGGCCGCTGTAAATATGCCTAAAAGAAAAATTCGTTCTTCTGTAGCAGGAGGCAAGTTTGTCGGTGTATTTGCCGGTGCTGAAAACGAAGCCACAGCCATTGAATTGATGCTGCATTTCTCTGATCAGAAACACAATGCCATGTATTGTAAAGAAACACTGAACCTTTCTGCCAGAACTGATGCCAACATCATCTATCCTTCAAGAAATGAAGATTTTAATGCCATGGCTGCTGACCTCGCAATAACCCCTGCTATAACAGCCAAAGATTGGAAAAGCCCTGAACTGAACAAAATCTACTCCTACATCAGAGAGCAGATTATTGAGGGCCTCCTTGGAAATCAGACGATGGAACAAACTGCCAAAAACATTCAAGACAAAGGTAATACCTTCTTCTAGAGCATAAACACATCGCTGTAGAGACTAAACGATCCGAATAGAATAATATTTCGGATCGTTTTTTATAAAAAAAAGGAGGCCAGTAATGGCAAACAGGAAAAAGGGAGCCAGTTCCTTTCATCAGACAAGAGCTCCCCTCTTCTTTCTGGCACCCAATTTGCTGATATTTTTTATATTTATTATAATTCCTGCCGTATCAGGACTCAGGATGAGTTTCTATGAATGGAGCATTCTGGGAGGTCACAGTTTCACCGGCATCAGTAACTATCAGGCCCTCATCGGCGATGCCATGTTTTGGAAAACCCTGGGCAACACACTGCGGTTTGTACTTTTCGTAGTGCCTCTTCTGACAGCTTCAGCCCTGTGCATTGCCCTTTTGGTATCAGCAGAAGACAGTAGCAACGGTCTTTTCAGAGGTTTTTACTATCTGCCTACTATGCTCAGTTTTGTCATTGTTGGTATTACATGGCGATGGATACTGGGTGACGAGATTGGGGTTCTGAACTATATAATCAAACAAACCGGTGGGGAATCCGTCCAATGGCTCACCTTACCTGCCATGGCGACTACTTCTCTCATTTTTATTTCCGTCTGGGCACAAACTGGTTTTTATATGGTCATGTTTGTCGGCGGACTGCAGGCCATACCAGAGTCTCTCTTTGATGCCGCGTCTATAGACGGTGCATCAAAATGGCAGACTTTCACAAAAATCAAACTGCCCATGATACGCCCTACCATGCTCGTAGTCGTTGTTCTGGCAACTATTAATTCCTTTAAAGCCTTTGAGCTAATTTTTGTACTCACAAAAGGCGGCCCCGGAACAGCTACCAAATTTCTGGTTCAGAGTATATATCAGGTAGCTTTTGAAGAGGACA
The Oceanispirochaeta sp. genome window above contains:
- a CDS encoding AbrB/MazE/SpoVT family DNA-binding domain-containing protein produces the protein MEAKIQKWGNSLGIRIPMPFLKDLSLKNGSVVEIEEENDCIIIQPLKKVELASLLNRISDDNLHSEIDWGIAEGDEIW
- a CDS encoding helix-turn-helix transcriptional regulator: MQGHVKTPHIEINVKGDEYRPLIDFLIQDFGEKNVDIIDDSDELSDELINISQTEWFHSTDLSPGETVGIHRKNLKMTQAELGRRLGGMSRQHVSDIENGQRNISVTLSKKLAEVLGHNYRVYL
- a CDS encoding TetR/AcrR family transcriptional regulator, whose protein sequence is MEILKASEELFMEKGFAKTTIGDIAAACELTNGALYLYFRNKNEIILIIMTRISRSFGELLHQTDDPSLTGIERAAALLGSYRRTFRDFHSYHVLDAQFNVMFDRKYPESPYLQDYFEANHRVLSILRDVFESGFGDGTIRVPRMEKEVSPGETAGMFLNVLNSYVEKLSLRKELMEHEQGISLEKELDRFIDFMVESIRAC
- a CDS encoding sugar ABC transporter substrate-binding protein translates to MKKLFLVVMVMFVSLQAWGTGSQEPADTKEEMKKEVTLSILWFNDGNESEVFMNTIDDYLIANPHVKVDLQLVPFGDYEKRLKLLIAGGTPPDLARVTNNHVAMFADNLVVLDEKVKNLSAVTAGFNKGSLAFATNKAGKLVALPTEATANGMIVNVDAYAKAGIDIREYSKTWTWDQWYDAMKKVVAANDSLEYGLGFDFSPHRWSTLLYEAGGRFVNEEATAMAFDTPEAVDALKFFKKLHDDKLIPASVWMGSENPQELFQAGIVASHIGGSWVINKYDSDIKDFEWAAVNMPKRKIRSSVAGGKFVGVFAGAENEATAIELMLHFSDQKHNAMYCKETLNLSARTDANIIYPSRNEDFNAMAADLAITPAITAKDWKSPELNKIYSYIREQIIEGLLGNQTMEQTAKNIQDKGNTFF
- a CDS encoding MerR family transcriptional regulator; its protein translation is MLSIGEFAHSTMLSIKTIRYYQELGILLPDRIDKGTGYRYYDQKSYDRARSIQMLKDLGFTLNEIRQILSECRDEEDLFLYIDQKLNDVEKKIQNLKRMKDQLIRQKKASSSGDPWEGGIIEFDFELPCYVSHKFNGSYEQIGDAFSSLYKQYGRFVKGKPYAFYDELGYTEELKNLQAVVEVEVNASLESGKPENYPKTRALKMIHQGPYGTQGSSYVQLFSYCRDQDLKIKLPVIEHFIKGPGMIFRGDPGRYKTECILLIEDKS
- a CDS encoding MFS transporter codes for the protein MNTQVETLPMGKKIIYSLGQLGWSLGSFAVMNLLYYFYDSNSGTDGSRMFPVYIGSAAVLGIIASLSRVFDGITDPLIAGLSDRNRSSFGRRRIYMALGAFPFALLSLLIFLPPTASALLNTVWLFILTFLFYLFMTMYVTPFFALLSELGHTPDERLQLSTMISITWALGFMGGNSTYALQGVMERAGLEPVRAFQTVIALFSLISLILMYLPVLFIDENRYCEKRTSDEGSFIAVVTAFKNRDFLYFTLSDLTYFLALTFIQTGISFYIIQLLGLPKEMATTVMTAMFLLSFVFYIPVGMAARRIGKKNLLIVAFSLFILSWLLLSFWGLLPVSETAQAFITVLFAALPLAIFGILPNAIIADIAEADGRRTGNYKAAVYFGARTFMSKMGASVTLLIFPVITHLGGTMDSAPTVLGIRTTTYAAMVFLVLGLLLFLKYDEKSTLKLLKDNPEGEPAE
- the mazF gene encoding endoribonuclease MazF produces the protein MVDPKYIPRKGDLLWLNFTPQTGHEQAGKRPVIVLSPLEYNKKTSLMIVCPITSKVKGYPFEVPVRAHQIEGVVLSDQIKSLDWRTRKVSFIEKASTEILEDVQEKLLLLIG
- a CDS encoding carbohydrate ABC transporter permease; this encodes MANRKKGASSFHQTRAPLFFLAPNLLIFFIFIIIPAVSGLRMSFYEWSILGGHSFTGISNYQALIGDAMFWKTLGNTLRFVLFVVPLLTASALCIALLVSAEDSSNGLFRGFYYLPTMLSFVIVGITWRWILGDEIGVLNYIIKQTGGESVQWLTLPAMATTSLIFISVWAQTGFYMVMFVGGLQAIPESLFDAASIDGASKWQTFTKIKLPMIRPTMLVVVVLATINSFKAFELIFVLTKGGPGTATKFLVQSIYQVAFEEDRMGYASSMAVILMLVIGVLTMLQFKLNKEYSNE
- a CDS encoding GyrI-like domain-containing protein — protein: MEKTDLKKTQKVAFTGKKDPQIVTIPALKYLSFAGKGSPDAPLFEEAIGALYGLAYTIKFMFKERELDFVVAPLEAQWWSDDLNDFTENRKENWLWKAMICVPDFVMPSDLEEGREKVRAKKSLSGLDQVVLETIEDGEAVQVLYLGAYSEEAPTIAMMHHFAEEEGYRLRSHHREVYLSDMRKTPPDKLKTIIRHPVERVK